From a region of the Mercurialis annua linkage group LG1-X, ddMerAnnu1.2, whole genome shotgun sequence genome:
- the LOC126676896 gene encoding uncharacterized protein LOC126676896 isoform X2, which yields MSWSGGDWMCSACQHQNFRKREVCQRCGYPKFDGPDPAGWTRILPGDWYCSSTSCGVQNYASRTSCFKCGAFRIDYSATACGSQACNFPPGWKAGDWICPRMGCGEHNYASRTECHRCRTPKNFDLQ from the exons ATGAGCTGGAGTGGTGGAGACTGGATGTGCAGTGCATGCCAACACCAGAATTTTAGAAAAAGGGAAGTTTGTCAGCGATGTGGCTACCCGAAGTTTGACGGCCCTGATCCGGCAGGATGGACAAGGATTCTTCCGGGGGATTGGTATTGCAGTAGCACCAGTTGTGGAGTTCAAAACTATGCTAGCAGAACAAGCTGCTTCAAATGTGGTGCATTCAGAATTGATTACAGCGCCACTGCTTGTGGATCTCAAGCCTGCAATTTTCCTCCCGGATGGAAAGCTGGCGACTGGATTTGCCCTAG AATGGGATGTGGAGAGCATAATTATGCTAGCAGGACTGAATGCCACAGATGCAGAACACCAAAGAATTTTG ATTTGCAGTAA
- the LOC126676896 gene encoding uncharacterized protein LOC126676896 isoform X1, protein MSWSGGDWMCSACQHQNFRKREVCQRCGYPKFDGPDPAGWTRILPGDWYCSSTSCGVQNYASRTSCFKCGAFRIDYSATACGSQACNFPPGWKAGDWICPRMGCGEHNYASRTECHRCRTPKNFGDAVHC, encoded by the exons ATGAGCTGGAGTGGTGGAGACTGGATGTGCAGTGCATGCCAACACCAGAATTTTAGAAAAAGGGAAGTTTGTCAGCGATGTGGCTACCCGAAGTTTGACGGCCCTGATCCGGCAGGATGGACAAGGATTCTTCCGGGGGATTGGTATTGCAGTAGCACCAGTTGTGGAGTTCAAAACTATGCTAGCAGAACAAGCTGCTTCAAATGTGGTGCATTCAGAATTGATTACAGCGCCACTGCTTGTGGATCTCAAGCCTGCAATTTTCCTCCCGGATGGAAAGCTGGCGACTGGATTTGCCCTAG AATGGGATGTGGAGAGCATAATTATGCTAGCAGGACTGAATGCCACAGATGCAGAACACCAAAGAATTTTG GTGATGCAGTTCATTGCTAA